The Salvelinus namaycush isolate Seneca chromosome 8, SaNama_1.0, whole genome shotgun sequence genome has a segment encoding these proteins:
- the LOC120051881 gene encoding barH-like 2 homeobox protein, with product MESSSGSNFGIDTILSNATNSVNTALMNGDFRLGDSRTADFSRSQATPSPSCSDIDTVGTAPSSPISVTMEHAEPHLFQDSLPHHHHHHNQPGNLQLSPQPQQLGAGAGCAPRTATSSFLIKDILGDSKPLAACAPYSTSVQSPHHTPKPENARDSGDGFRPKLEQDENRSKLDKRDDMEMKCNGTKEENEREISSSRDSPQSRSKKPRKARTAFSDHQLNQLERSFERQKYLSVQDRMDLAAALNLTDTQVKTWYQNRRTKWKRQTAVGLELLAEAGNYSALQRMFPSPYFYHPSLLGTMDSTTAAAAAAAMYSSMYRTPQQPHPGLQRPLVPRVLIHGLGPGGQPALNPLGNAMPGTQHQR from the exons ATGGAATCCTCCAGCGGATCGAACTTTGGAATAGACACTATTTTATCCAACGCTACTAATTCTGTTAACACCGCGCTAATGAACGGAGATTTCCGCCTCGGTGACAGCAGGACAGCGGATTTCAGCCGGAGCCAGGCCACCCCGTCCCCGTCATGTTCGGACATAGACACAGTGGGAACGGCCCCCTCTTCCCCCATCTCCGTCACCATGGAGCACGCCGAGCCGCATCTGTTCCAAGACAGCCTAccacatcatcaccaccaccacaaccaaccAGGGAATTTGCAACTATCGCCCCAGCCACAGCAGCTAGGGGCCGGGGCCGGCTGTGCCCCCAGGACTGCCACCTCTTCGTTTTTAATCAAAGACATTTTAGGCGACAGCAAACCCCTGGCAGCGTGCGCACCTTACAGCACCAGCGTACAGTCACCCCATCACACCCCCAAACCAGAGAATGCCAGGGACAGTGGGGACGGCTTCAGGCCGAAGTTGGAACAAGATGAAAATAGGAGCAAGTTGGACAAAAGAGACGATATGGAAATGAAATGCAACG GAACAAAAGAAGAGAATGAACGGGAAATTTCAAGTAGCAGAGATAGTCCTCAATCACGGTCAAAAAAACCTCGTAAAGCACGGACGGCTTTTTCAGACCATCAACTCAACCAACTCGAGCGAAGCTTCGAGCGCCAAAAATACCTCAGCGTGCAGGATCGCATGGACCTCGCGGCAGCACTCAACCTGACCGACACACAGGTGAAAACCTGGTACCAAAACCGACG GACGAAGTGGAAAAGACAGACAGCGGTCGGATTAGAGCTACTGGCTGAAGCCGGAAATTATTCCGCTTTACAAAGAATGTTCCCGTCGCCCTATTTCTACCACCCGAGCTTGTTGGGCACCATGGACAGCACAACAGCAGCCGCAGCAGCCGCAGCAAtgtacagcagtatgtaccggacTCCGCAGCAACCACATCCCGGTCTCCAGAGGCCTCTTGTCCCGAGAGTACTCATCCATGGCCTTGGGCCTGGGGGCCAACCGGCATTGAACCCGCTGGGTAACGCCATGCCCGGCACGCAGCATCAGCGGTAG